The following is a genomic window from Fulvia fulva chromosome 9, complete sequence.
TTCAGATCTCCAATCAGTATACAATCAGAGCTATTTTTGCAGCCTCCATAAGAGTCTTGACACAAGTAATGAGTCCTCGCCACCAACTCGATCGCCCCCAGCTTCAGCCCTGCCTTCTCCGTGTTCTTGATGTGCCACTGTGCCGGCTGGCTGACTGAAACGAAGCAGTCCTCAAGCAGCACTCTGTAGTTGTGAGGATTGGTCGGGTCGTTGAAGTGGTAGCTCAGTTGAAGTGTGGTGATCAGCTGCGCTTTTGTGGAGCCGATCTTCTGGAGCCATGTGAGGAGTGGCGAGGTGGGTCTGGTCTGCTGCATAGGTTGGTGCTGCACAGCTTGAAGTTGCATAGGTTGGAGTTGCACAGGTATGAGTTGCATAGGTTGGAGTTGCATAGGTTGGCGCTGCATAGGTAGGCGCTGGTAGAAGTGGCGCTGCAAAAGGCAACACAATCCGCTGTCGGTGGCCATGTGATGGAGGCAGAAGAGGGGCTCGATGGCGCAGAAGGTGTTTTCGCTCCAGTAGATGGCGAGTGCTTCGTTGCGGATCTGGCGGCATGTCATGAGGAGTGCTGGTTCTTGCGCCTGTGTGATGTTGATGGGAGAGCTCTGATGAAGGGTGTGTCTGTAGATGCTGTTTCGCAGTTCCGCAGTTCCGCTGGGAGGCCCTGGAGTCCTGATAGTGCTGTTGAATTCTGCGCCATGTTGTTGGTAGGGTTAGTGCGAGTGATGGATTCGTGGGTCGTTTTTGTGGACATGATAATCGTGTTGTTGCTGATTATGCCTGCGTAGTGTGGCGAATGAGGTAGGAAAGGAACAGAAGTCAAGCGTCGGCTTAACGCAGTGCATGTGCGCGACAGCCGGGTTTCTCCGTTACTATTCACTGACACTCAATCTTTCCGACGTCGCGAGTCGCGTTCATCGCTCGTTCTCGGTTCTCGACATGTTCAAAGCGCTTGAACCTTTCTGCTGCTCCCCTAGACACACGCCTACACAAACATGGATGCCACTCGGCCCAGCATGTTCGACAAGTACGAAGACATCGCCACCGCTAGTCGAGCGCTCGAGGACATCATCAAGAATCGCATGCCACAGCTTTCATCTGCTACCGCGGCTAAAGCAGGTAGTCGTGCCGCACAAAGGATTTTGGGGATTCTCGAGGAAGAGGTCAAGGCAGCTATTGCGAGGCAAGTAGCTGCTACCTTTTTGACTCATTCGCACGTGCTGACAGTTCCAAAGCGACGCAGCATCCGTCCTACAACCACGAGCAACTCTGCTGTCCCTGCCGAGCGAGCTCCGCGATCAAATTTGGGAACTTGCCATCGTCAACAGAGGCAAGCAGCACTTGACCTGCGCTCTGGAGCGTGACCGTGCTCTCCTCATCTCTGGAACCAGAACCACCGTCCATGTTCCCGATCTGTGTCGCGTAGGCAGACAAATCCGAGAGGAGGCACTCGATATCTTCTTCTCCAAGCACGTCTTCATCCTGAAATTCGAAAGGATCTGGTGGCCTATCAATCGTACAGGATCGCTATACATCACCAAATGTCGATGTATGCAATGGCTCAAAGCGATTGGACCTGTGAATCGAGGGCGTATGAAGAGCGTTGAGTTCATCAGGGAGGATCGGAGGACTCAGACGGAGCGGATGAAGGCAGTGTGGTGGGTGTGTAAGCTTGATCTGCCGCAACAGGTGGAGGAGCAGCTGATCGAGCAGTTGCTGCACGGCGAGGGCCTCCAGAGCTGGACTGATCCGACCGAGAGATTGGAGGCCGCACAGAGGTCGGAGATCGAGAAGGAGCTTGGTGCGAAGTCGCAAGGCTTGATCTGGGACGAGATGACGGTGTTTGGGTGATCGGTGGATGAACCGTTGAAAGCGGCGTCACGATCATACACCTCGAACATCATGACTCTCGTCATACGCATCCTCAATCCTCATCTGTGCCGCCTGCCGCTCAATCAAATCCTGCTCTCTCAGCCCCATTCCACCACCATACCCTTCTCTCCCTTCATCTCCATAGCCCATCTCGCCTCCATACTCCGGCGGATACGTCATCATATACGGGATTCCCTCCTTCAGGTACAGGATCAAACGAAACGCCGACGTCCCACTTAGATAGTACCGATGCAACCGCTTCGTTCTGATGAATCCCAATTTCTCGTAAATCCGCAAACTGGGAATATTGTCGACTTCGGTCTCGAGAGCGATTTCATCGGCGTCCTGAGCTTTCATGGCATCCAAGGCAAGACGCACGAGTTTACCGGCTATACCTTTTCCGCGGTGCTCGGCTTGGGTGGCGAGCATGGCGATGTAGCCGCGGAGAGGGCCGCCGCGGTGGGGTTCGAGTTTGCAGACGATTACGCCGATGAGGGTGTCTGAACTATCGAGCGCCTTTGCAAAGCTGTCAGTAGAGCCTTCAAAGAGATTGATGATTGTGTTTGATACCATGAAGCATAGGTCGCCCCATTGATACAGAAAATATCTGTAGACATAGATACTATACGGCTCAGACAGATCTTTACTGATCAGCTGTTTGATCGCCGGTAAGTACGGTGACTCTTTCTCTTTGCCATAGCAGACATATCGAAGGTCATCTGCGGCCGTTCCCGAACTGTTGCTGGTGGCATTTTGTGTCCCTTGAGCCGCCTTATCGCCCATACCGCTTGTCTGGGACTGTGTGGTCCTGCCGAGGTTTCATGAGGCAACTCTGGACTTCTGGGTGGCCCCTGCGCCGGCTTGGGAACGAAAATATGTACTTGACATGCAGTCAGATTACAGAAAGGTGCGAGAAAAGGAAGCGGCATGTGAAAGCACACATACAGTATGCAGAAGATCCTTGCTGGTCGCGTGTCTTGGCAGTGACGTGTTTCAGAAGGACCCGGACTTTTCCGCGCAGCCAAACACTTCTTCCCAAAACAACATCGTTACAATCCATATCACTATGTCGACGCCGAGGCGACGCATATTTGGCGGTCGTGACGACGACCCCCCAGCGAGTTCACGCGACTCAAGTCCTGCGCCTGCAGCACCGAAAGAAGCTGGAGGAGACGCATACCGGATCGTGCCTAAAGAGAGACTCGAGAAGCTCAAGAGACAGGTCAAGCCACGAGGCGGCAAGAGGCGAAATGCATGGATCTTTGGTCTGGGTGGATTATTCGGCCTGCTCGCTGCAGGCTTCTTCGCCGGTAGTAATGGCGGCATCGACAAGTTGATCACGATGGCTGGTCTGGAGGAGATGAACCTGGATAGTGTCCTGGACGTCCTACCTACTGGTTTGATCCGCGATATTCGTGATCTTCAGGTATGTGCAACTCTTATTGTTCTGCTTTGCATTTCTTAAGCTGATGTTGACGAAGCTGCTCGACGTGTAGTCCCGTGAGAAAGAAGCCGTTGATTACGATTCATTCGCTGTCGGTCTACATGCGCGACAAGAAGGCATTAAAGCCAAATATCCCGTCATCATGATACCTGGAGTTATCTCGACTGGACTGGAAAGCTGGGGCACCGAAGACGAGTCGAGACAGTACTTCAGAAAGAGGTTGTGGGGATCGTGGAGCATGATGAGGGCGTTGGTGCTTGACAAGGCAAGCTGGAAGAGACATATCATGTTGGATAAGATCACTGGTCTCGACCCGCCTGGCATAAAGCTGCGTTCGTCCCAAGGTTTCGATGCTGCCGATTTCTTCATAACAGGATACTGGATCTGGAACAAGATTCTGGAGAATCTGGCGACGATAGGGTATGATCCCACGAACGCTTTTACAGCTGCGTATGATTGGCGGCTAAGCTACATGAATTACGAGATTCGCGATCAGTATTTTACCAGGCTGAAGAACCACATCGAAGTTGGCAAGCACGTCAGTGGAGAGAAGGTTGTGCTACTATCGCATTCCATGGGATCCCAAGTGCTGTTCTACTTCCTCCACTGGGTTGAAGCAGAAGGTCATGGTAACGGTGGCAAGACCTGGGTCGACGACCACATCGAAGCCTGGATCAACATCTCCGGATGCATGCTTGGCGCTCTGAAGGACCTTCCAGCTGTGTTGAGTGGTGAGATGCGAGATACTGTCCAACTCAACGCTTTTGCTGTCTATGGTCTCGAGAAGTTCTTGTCGCGAGCAGAACGCGCGGAGATATTCAGAGCTATGCCCGGCATCTCGTCCATGCTGCCAATCGGCGGAAACGCTGTTTGGGGTGATGAGAATGGTGCCCCTGACGACAAGTTCAACCAGACGGTGACTCATGGAAAGTTCGTCAGCTTCAAGGAGGTCAATAACACTAGGACTCCTGGCAATTTGACAGTCAACGAAGCATTACCATATCTGTACAAGAACACCCCGGACTGGTACGTCAATGCTGTGCAAACCTCATACAGCCATGGCGTCGCGCACAGCAAGAAAGAGGTCGAAGACAATCAACTCATCCCTGCGAAATGGATGAACCCGCTTGAGACCCGCCTGCCACTTGCGCCGAATATGAAGATATATTGCTTTTATGGCATTGGTAAGCCAACGGAAAGAGCATACTTTTACCACGAAGAAAAGGACTTGAACAACCAGACTATGGTCACCATTGGTAAGCCGACCATTCTCACTGTCGTCACAACATGCTAACATGACCATCAGACACCACAGTCAACACGCCTGATGGCCAAGTCGATCACGGCGTCGTAATGGGCGAAGGTGACGGCACAGTAAACCTGCTCTCGACAGGTTACATGTGCAACAAAGGCTGGAAAATCAATCGGTACAACCCCGCCGGCATACCGGTCAAGACAGTAGAAATGCCGCACGAACCGGACATGTATAGCCCTCGTGGTGGCCCTAACACAGCCGACCACGTCGACATCCTTGGACGGTCCTCACTGAACGATCTCATCCTTCGAGTCGCCGGCGGCAAAGGACATTTAGTCGAGGAGCGAGTCGTCAGCGATATTCACGAGTATGCCGAAAAAGTGAAGATCTACGATGAAGAGCCTGAGCCAGCCAGAGACTAGGAATCAGCGGGTCATGAGCCGATGCAAAGTCAAGCTCCGATGCATGATCATCCTCTGAGACTAGTCTACGAACTCTATATTGAGAGACCGGTGCTAGGAATTACCCTGACAGTGACGTTGACGTGCGCGGTTGCTTTTGTCCTCATCTTATGGGATTTTGTGGATGAGTGGCTGGAAGGAATACGGGCAGGGGTCAGGGCCGAGCAAGATAGAGGGGAGCCATTGGCTGAGTAGTATTGTGAATTAGGTTGGAGGCGAAGAAGAGGAAAGGAATGATACCCATTTTGCTCTGCTGATAGGAGGGTAACAAGATTGCTAGGATGTTGGTCATCTTTCATTACACACGAGTCGCAGCG
Proteins encoded in this region:
- a CDS encoding Phospholipid:diacylglycerol acyltransferase; translated protein: MSTPRRRIFGGRDDDPPASSRDSSPAPAAPKEAGGDAYRIVPKERLEKLKRQVKPRGGKRRNAWIFGLGGLFGLLAAGFFAGSNGGIDKLITMAGLEEMNLDSVLDVLPTGLIRDIRDLQSREKEAVDYDSFAVGLHARQEGIKAKYPVIMIPGVISTGLESWGTEDESRQYFRKRLWGSWSMMRALVLDKASWKRHIMLDKITGLDPPGIKLRSSQGFDAADFFITGYWIWNKILENLATIGYDPTNAFTAAYDWRLSYMNYEIRDQYFTRLKNHIEVGKHVSGEKVVLLSHSMGSQVLFYFLHWVEAEGHGNGGKTWVDDHIEAWINISGCMLGALKDLPAVLSGEMRDTVQLNAFAVYGLEKFLSRAERAEIFRAMPGISSMLPIGGNAVWGDENGAPDDKFNQTVTHGKFVSFKEVNNTRTPGNLTVNEALPYLYKNTPDWYVNAVQTSYSHGVAHSKKEVEDNQLIPAKWMNPLETRLPLAPNMKIYCFYGIGKPTERAYFYHEEKDLNNQTMVTIDTTVNTPDGQVDHGVVMGEGDGTVNLLSTGYMCNKGWKINRYNPAGIPVKTVEMPHEPDMYSPRGGPNTADHVDILGRSSLNDLILRVAGGKGHLVEERVVSDIHEYAEKVKIYDEEPEPARD
- a CDS encoding N-alpha-acetyltransferase 30; amino-acid sequence: MGDKAAQGTQNATSNSSGTAADDLRYVCYGKEKESPYLPAIKQLISKDLSEPYSIYVYRYFLYQWGDLCFMALDSSDTLIGVIVCKLEPHRGGPLRGYIAMLATQAEHRGKGIAGKLVRLALDAMKAQDADEIALETEVDNIPSLRIYEKLGFIRTKRLHRYYLSGTSAFRLILYLKEGIPYMMTYPPEYGGEMGYGDEGREGYGGGMGLREQDLIERQAAQMRIEDAYDESHDVRGV